Within Flagellimonas maritima, the genomic segment AGGATTTTGTTTGATGAAGCGTACCGTTTTTTTTCGTAGCAATAGGGCTCTATCCTGCCAAGTGGTTTTCATCTCAAAAGAGTTTACAGCGTTTTTATAGACTGAATCTGATAAGGCTCTCCAATGGGTGGATCTATACTCCTTGTCCAAGGGGATAAATTCGTTAAAGGCACAATATAGGGGAATCTCACTATAAGTTCCGGAAACCATTCTGGAATCATCATATGCGAACATTGAATACCCCTTTACACCAAAAAAGAGGATTCCAGATACTGCAAGTGCAATAGCTTCCTGTTTAAATTGGACCCTGTTTAACACGAAAGCAATAAATACTGATATTAACACCAAATAAAATAAAGGAGCCAGCATGGGTCTAATCAAAAGATTGATGAACAAAGCTATACCAAAGAAAATTGCAGTGCGGTAGGATTTAAAACGAAAAAACAGGCAAACACTAAACCATAACAATAAGATAGAGAACAACAAAGAAGCTTCAATTCCCCACTCAGTGAGTGCTGGTAAAAAATCGTTCAGAAAGAATACGGCAAAGAAACTCAGATAAGACTTTATATGCAAGACAATGCACAAAAGATAGCAAATGACCAAGGATAGAAAACATAAGTACATCATCACTTCTATATCATCATCAAATTCTACTTGTTGAAAAATGCCCAAAAGCAGAGGGTGTCCAATGGAAGGTAGAATAAAGTCGTTCCTAATATTATCTATGTAGCCTTCTCCAGCAAAAATGTTTACGGAAAGACCCCTATAGAGTTTGGCGTCTGGACCTGGACATCGAATTTGTTGGCCCATAGCCAAAACATAGCAGAAAATGACCGCAATGATTAATTCAAAATAATGTTCTTTTCTAGTGAATAACCTCATTTTTTTTCTTAGGTACGGAATTGATATCGATATTTATAGCTTGCAAGATTAATTGCACGCCTAAAATTAAGGGCAAAACAGAGAGCATTACTGTTCCCGTTGATGTTAAGGTATTATTTTGAAGGGCTTCAACCCATTTATATAATCCAAAACACAACCCCCATACTAACATAGGAAACCCAATTAAGATATAAACCGAAGCCATATTGAAGTCGTAGATATAATATTTCAAGAATAGTCTTCTAGTAAAGCGAGCAAAAAGATAAGGGGGAAATTGAAATAATATCTTGTTGACGTTTAGGGAGCTTTCTTCGTCTCCATATTTTGATGGCATGGGAATATCTTTGACCACACATTTATTGATGTTCAAATTGACGAGCATATCAGATTCGAAAAAATAACGGTTGGCTAATTTTTCCATGTTTATCTTTTTTAAGGCTCTTTTCGATATACAGGTATATCCATTTGTGGGATCCATAATATCCCAATATCCAGAGACCATTTTAAGTACAAATGATAGAACACTGTTTCCAAAGAGGCGAACCTTCGGCATAGTTCTTAACGATTTAAAGTCCACAAACCTATTTCCCTTTGAATAATCCGCCAATCCTTTTGATATAGGTTCTACTAGAACCTCCAGAAATTTGATGTCCATTTGCCCATCCCCATCCAATTTAACTACGCAATCGCTATTCAACAACAAAGCTTTTTTGTAGCCACTGACCACTGCACCTCCGACCCCTTTGTTTTTGTCATGGAAGATAATGTGGAGTTTCTGTCCTTGCTTTATATGAACCTTACCAGCAATCTTACCTGAATTTTTCGGGCATTTATCATCAACGACTATGATATTCGAAACAATCTCTGGAATACCTTGGATCACCTCTTCAATAGAATTTGAAACCTTGAATGCAGGGATTACTACGGCTATTTTAGAACTCATGTCCGTAAAGGTATTTAATGGTTTGTTGTTAATTTAATTTGAAGCTTATTGTCTTATGGATTCAGCAAATAATCTACATATATTTCCAGTTTGTAAAATTGTTATACATATTTTATCGATTTCCATATTTGAGATAACTTATATTAGGATGAAGTAAATTGCTTAAATATATTAATAAAACGAACTTTGAAACTCTTATTCGTAAAAAACAATATTGAAAAGTATATTATAAAAGAGATTATTACAAAAATAATATTTTGCCATAATTCTAAAATCAACATATTTCTCAGAATATATATTGGAATTAATATTGAAACACATGCAACAATAAGCGTAATTGCAGAAGTTAGGGGAACTAATTTCCTGAAATTTACTTGTAGTCGTGATATTATTTTATAAATAAGTAAAACGATTATACTAATTTTAACCAACAAAGAAATTACTGGCACTACGAAGGGCGAAGTGGTAAAATTCAAAATTAACCATTGCGAAGCCCAAACCGTCAAAACACCCAGAACGTGAACAATATTATAGAATTTTACTTCTTTTAGAGCAATTATAATTGGGAGAAACACAAAAACCGAGAATAAACTATAAATAGAAATTACTTTAAAAAAAATAGCGGAATCTGTATATTCTTCACCAAACAAAATAAAAAAAATGTCTCTGCTTGAAAACCAAACGAAGATGATTATGGGGTATACTAAAGTTATCGATTTTAAAATTGAGCTATGTATGGTTTTTGTAATTTCTTTTCTCGAATCTGAATCACTTAATTTTTTTACAAAATAAGGATGTAATACTGCACTAATTGAACCGATCAGAACACCAATAAAGGGAATTTTTATTGAGCCATTCGAAAAATCGGCGTAGGTTTCTTCACCGAAATAATTACTAATATAAAATTGGTCGGAAGAAGTAAATAAAATTCCTAAAACTGATGTAAGAGTTAGAGGGACTAGAAATTTAAAAATATTCTTATATGATATCTTACAATCCAAAGGGTTGATTTTAAGAAAAGGGAGGTAGATTAGGTAGATTCCAAGTACAAGTGATGACATTGCATGAATAGCCCAAAATAACATCAATTTATTTAAATTCGCGTTGTAAATTACTATTGGAATTATTAATAAAACAAAAAACAAAACCTTACTTGTTACTACATAAATGCCATATAAATGGGTTTTTTTATAAGTAGCGTAAATTCCTTCGATTGTCAATGTAGGAATCGTAAAAAGAACTACCCAAGAGAAGATTTTTAAAGGCTCCTTCAACGTAGGGTTCCCAAAAAATTTACATAGTAACGGGTTTCCAGCATATATTAATAAACCAAAAATTATTGCGGTGGGAACCAAGACCAGCATAATTTTGTTTATAAGATTTTTTCCTTGGGACAAGGATAATAAAGGCAGATAGTTGGAAGGTAATTTTGAAAGACTTAGACCTATAATTGATATAATGGTAACATGGATGTACATGATTTGCCTGAAAGAACCGTATTCATCTTTCATTAAGTAACGGCTTAAGACCACCATCAATAAAATCGATAATATAGAAACAATCGAATTTCCAATGCCAAGCCAAGAGGCCTGAAAGAAATGACCTTTATTTTCTATTAATTTTTTCAATCTTAATTAAGGATTTAAAATCGATGACCGTAAAAGCATCAAAGTAAGACAATTTTATTCACATTTTCTTTCTTTAGCACTTTCTAGGACTGTTTGGAAATTTGAGAGATTGAATGTGAGTATAGTTGTTGTGCTTTAGGAACGGGCTGATGCTCTCACAATTTTATTTCTTCCTACTTTTATGTTGTTTTAATGAGATGTATATTGGTTATAAAAGTAAAACATATCGATGCGCTTATTATATTTCTGATGAGTATAGTACTGCTGGTCGATTCAATAAACGGCTACTTTAAACTCAATAATAGCAGTTTTACATTTCCTATAAGTCAAATTTATAAAACGGGCATACTTTTACTCATACTACTTAGATTGCATCGAAAAGCTTTTTTTCTATTTATAATAGCATGTACTTTTTCCATTCTGTTTCTCCCGACTATTTTACAGTTTGTACAAGGGTATTCTGTAAGTATATATTCAGATAGCCTTAAAATCGTAAAATACCTGACACCTATAATTTGCTTTGTCTACTTTAGAGAGCTGTTTCTGCAGAATAGGATATGGACGATTAAAAAATTATTTTTTTTTATTAGAATATCATATATAATTATTGTCGTCAATGTTCTAATGAAGTTTGTAGGCTTGGGATTTTCATTGTATAGATCAGGAATTGGAAGTAAGGGATATATTTATGCAGGTAATGAAATATCCACAGTTTTCTTAATCCTTTATGCAGTTTTGGCGTTTGAGCTCATCGCAAAGGGGAAAAAAATACGTTTCTGGGTGTTTTTTGCATTTACAATAAATGTAGCATTTGTGCTAGGGTCCAAATCCGCTATATTGGGAGTTTTGTTAGTAGCTTTATTGTTAAGAGTTAGACCCTTGGCAATATTGGCATCATCCAAAAAGCTGGGAAACTTTATGGTCGTAAGCGCGGTTGTAATACCTTTAGGAATATTTTGGTTTCTTAATAGGGTGGTCAGTTCTGAACTGTTTCAAAATAGGATTCTATATTACTACAATAAAGTAGATCTGTTAACGCTTATACTCTCCAGTAGGAACCTCTATTTTCAAACAGCATT encodes:
- a CDS encoding glycosyltransferase family 2 protein; translated protein: MSSKIAVVIPAFKVSNSIEEVIQGIPEIVSNIIVVDDKCPKNSGKIAGKVHIKQGQKLHIIFHDKNKGVGGAVVSGYKKALLLNSDCVVKLDGDGQMDIKFLEVLVEPISKGLADYSKGNRFVDFKSLRTMPKVRLFGNSVLSFVLKMVSGYWDIMDPTNGYTCISKRALKKINMEKLANRYFFESDMLVNLNINKCVVKDIPMPSKYGDEESSLNVNKILFQFPPYLFARFTRRLFLKYYIYDFNMASVYILIGFPMLVWGLCFGLYKWVEALQNNTLTSTGTVMLSVLPLILGVQLILQAINIDINSVPKKKNEVIH
- a CDS encoding oligosaccharide flippase family protein; this encodes MKKLIENKGHFFQASWLGIGNSIVSILSILLMVVLSRYLMKDEYGSFRQIMYIHVTIISIIGLSLSKLPSNYLPLLSLSQGKNLINKIMLVLVPTAIIFGLLIYAGNPLLCKFFGNPTLKEPLKIFSWVVLFTIPTLTIEGIYATYKKTHLYGIYVVTSKVLFFVLLIIPIVIYNANLNKLMLFWAIHAMSSLVLGIYLIYLPFLKINPLDCKISYKNIFKFLVPLTLTSVLGILFTSSDQFYISNYFGEETYADFSNGSIKIPFIGVLIGSISAVLHPYFVKKLSDSDSRKEITKTIHSSILKSITLVYPIIIFVWFSSRDIFFILFGEEYTDSAIFFKVISIYSLFSVFVFLPIIIALKEVKFYNIVHVLGVLTVWASQWLILNFTTSPFVVPVISLLVKISIIVLLIYKIISRLQVNFRKLVPLTSAITLIVACVSILIPIYILRNMLILELWQNIIFVIISFIIYFSILFFTNKSFKVRFINIFKQFTSS
- a CDS encoding O-antigen ligase family protein, whose protein sequence is MSIVLLVDSINGYFKLNNSSFTFPISQIYKTGILLLILLRLHRKAFFLFIIACTFSILFLPTILQFVQGYSVSIYSDSLKIVKYLTPIICFVYFRELFLQNRIWTIKKLFFFIRISYIIIVVNVLMKFVGLGFSLYRSGIGSKGYIYAGNEISTVFLILYAVLAFELIAKGKKIRFWVFFAFTINVAFVLGSKSAILGVLLVALLLRVRPLAILASSKKLGNFMVVSAVVIPLGIFWFLNRVVSSELFQNRILYYYNKVDLLTLILSSRNLYFQTAFDIYKNNYNTLEKLIGIGQSRYEEITGHTIEMDFLDIFFAYGVTGIFLFLGTILLACYLFYKRKDNVNYPFARLSYLFFILLVIISSLAGHVFSSGIAGIFIGFVFAMTYLRRVV